GTATGTGATAAACTACTTGTATCATCGTTCTTCATTGTTCTGATGATAGAATCCTCCTTGGTTTAATTTGGTGTAAGGCAATTGGTCATTACCATTATACCAACCAAGAGGATTCTTTTTGTTTATCGCTACTGCTCCTTTGATTCCACCCGCATAGCAGGTGGTTTTATGTTAGTCTACGACCAACATAATAAAAAGAACATCAATAAATGATGTTCTCTAATAACATTTTAGCATCTGCTTCGCTTTGAAGTTTAGTAAGTAGTGCATATACAAATTCAATCACCGCACCTGCACTTCTAGCAGTTATGATCCCTTCGGTTGTAACTGCTTTTTGATTGCCTAAATAATTGCCTTTAGGGGCATCTTTTTCGCTTCCTGGGAAAGCAGTGAATGGTTTACCATCTAAGATACCTAATCTACCTAAAAACCTTGGTGCGGCACAAATTGCACCGATTAGTTTCTTCTTTTCATAAAAGGCTTGAATGGTCTTTTGAATGACTTCATCCGTATCAATGACTTTAGCAACATAAGGTCCACCAGGTACTAATAAAAAATCATAATTTTCAAGATTCACTTCTTCTAAAAGGTAATCTGCTGTAATTTGTTGTTTATAGCTTGTTATAACGGTTTTTGACTTTTCTGTAGATGCACTATCAATATCAACTTTTGCACGACGTAATAGTGCCATTGTTGATAAGGCTTCATTATCCTCCATCATTGAGGAATATAAAAATAGTCCTTTCATGATAAAACCTCCATTAAATCAAATAATGTATCTTTAATGACATCTGATAAAGTCACTTCTGATTCTTTATAAGTTTCAAGTTGGTTTTTATCACCAATTAAATCAGAAACTACTTTAATGGATATGAGTGGTATTTCAAAGATATGTGCAACTTGAAAAACTGCTGCACCTTCCATATCCACAAGATGTGGTGCTTCTTTAATTGGACTTGTACCAAAATGATCTGCTGAATAAAGTTCTGCTTTATGATATTCTGAAAGTTTACTTTCAAGCGAGTGATCTAATTTAAACCAGGTTGGCATTTTAGGCACTTGACCTAATTCGTATTTAAAGACTCTTAAATCAAAATCACTATAGGTTGCAGCACTCACAACATATGGTGTATATGTTAAGACTTGATAACCTCCTGCAATACCTATATTAATGATTAAATCAATCAGTGGTTGATACTTTGTAATTGCGAAGCTAACTGCAGCTGCTGCGTTTGATTTTCCAATGCCAGTTAAGATTAAAACAACATCTTTTTTACCTAAACGTCCTTCAAAAGTTAAAAAAGGCTTTTCTTCAACTTTCATTAATAAAGGTAAGATGTCTTTTACTTCATCTTCCATTGCTGCAACTAATAATGTCATATAAATCTCCTAAAATTATGATATAAATGCCAAATAAAAACTATAGAATATAACAAATCCAACCGTTAAAATTTCTAGTGAAAAATTGTTATCATGATGATTTGTCCAACAGGATCATAAGGATGTCTATTATTCATAAAATTTCATCCTTAATGATACATATACATTATACTTTAATATTAAAGTAATAAAAACTTTAAATCTAACATCTAAAAGAATTGTAACATACCTAGTATTCCAATAATCAAGATTGTAAGTAAAAATAACCCTACAAGTCCTGTGAATATCCAAAGTGACACATTACCCCATCTAATTGGTGCACGTTTATGATTAGGAATGTGAGTTTTCGTTTGATCACCATCCCAAAAAAGATCACGCATATCTTCTTGAACTTGTACTGGAACATCTCTTAAAGTACCGTCTAAGAAAGGATTTGATGCTTCATCTTGTAAATGTTCGGACATCTTATGTTCTTCAGCTTTCTCTTCACTTACTTTTTCTATAAATTTATGATTATTCTTTGAAATTGCACGATATGCATCCTTTTTTTCTATATTTATTAAGTGATTTCTATCAATTTTTGACATCGAAAACCCTCCTTATACACTTTATTATACAGTATTATTTTCAATTACACATTAAAATCAAAATAAAAAACCTCAACTTTAACGCTGAGGTTTCAATTTTATAATGGCGCCCACTGCCTGACTCGAACAGGCGACCCCCTGATTAACAGTCAGGTGCTCTAACCGACTGAGCTAAGTAGGCAA
The nucleotide sequence above comes from Acholeplasma equirhinis. Encoded proteins:
- a CDS encoding DJ-1/PfpI family protein, encoding MKGLFLYSSMMEDNEALSTMALLRRAKVDIDSASTEKSKTVITSYKQQITADYLLEEVNLENYDFLLVPGGPYVAKVIDTDEVIQKTIQAFYEKKKLIGAICAAPRFLGRLGILDGKPFTAFPGSEKDAPKGNYLGNQKAVTTEGIITARSAGAVIEFVYALLTKLQSEADAKMLLENIIY
- a CDS encoding 5'-methylthioadenosine/S-adenosylhomocysteine nucleosidase family protein, translating into MTLLVAAMEDEVKDILPLLMKVEEKPFLTFEGRLGKKDVVLILTGIGKSNAAAAVSFAITKYQPLIDLIINIGIAGGYQVLTYTPYVVSAATYSDFDLRVFKYELGQVPKMPTWFKLDHSLESKLSEYHKAELYSADHFGTSPIKEAPHLVDMEGAAVFQVAHIFEIPLISIKVVSDLIGDKNQLETYKESEVTLSDVIKDTLFDLMEVLS